Proteins encoded together in one Gigantopelta aegis isolate Gae_Host chromosome 8, Gae_host_genome, whole genome shotgun sequence window:
- the LOC121379887 gene encoding carbohydrate sulfotransferase 11-like isoform X1: MRRLVRGPGVLLLLSVCMTSVILVGFLRLGPKDRQPLLDARIVDGHTTRLRKELKERRLKVQDTCTKHEMGRTENILVYKPLKMAYCVVPKVGCTFWIRIFRFLNHDTGGIAVRSPFEIDAGIAHEAGKRTMKMYRMEKAEDAAEIGNMTRFMFSRNPYSRLWSAYVDKFILPNLWSSTGRRIAKRRYNASHTSLECGHDVTFEEFLQFVTDEGLKSAASLDGHWRPIQFYCNPCIFNPHIVAKQETFLRDSRHILSHFHLSDLLQNFSHDAHMESEIKSIVKWNFSFKDREASRCVSNKLLAERIWTALQINGYLPLDTRWPDRKYQESDVSVSTFLTEALETRRHNPRTADAWRSTRSQIMVGAYALVSKPLLDKIVLLFQKDFQYFGYETTLDGYLD, translated from the exons ATGCGACGACTGGTACGAGGACCGGGCGTGCTGCTTCTACTCTCTGTCTGTATGACGTCAGTCATACTCGTCGGCTTTCTCAGGCTCG GTCCAAAAGACAGACAACCATTACTGGACGCACGGATCGTG gACGGCCATACAACTAGGTTGAGGAAGGAACTAAAAGAGCGACGTTTGAAGGTCCAAGACACGTGCACGAAACACGAAATGGGTAGAACAGAAAACATCTTGGTCTACAAACCACTCAAAATGGCCTACTGCGTTGTGCCCAAAGTCGGCTGCACGTTCTGGATTCGGATATTTCGCTTTCTGAACCACGATACCGGAGGAATAGCGGTGCGCAGTCCGTTCGAGATAGACGCGGGTATTGCGCATGAAGCCGGGAAGAGAACCATGAAGATGTACAGAATGGAGAAAGCCGAGGATGCAGCAGAGATCGGCAATATGACGCGCTTCATGTTCTCCCGAAATCCCTACTCGAGACTGTGGTCTGCCTACGTGGATAAGTTCATTCTACCCAACTTGTGGTCGTCCACGGGGAGGAGAATAGCCAAACGCAGATACAACGCCAGCCACACCAGCCTGGAGTGCGGCCATGATGTGACTTTTGAAGAGTTTTTGCAGTTCGTTACTGACGAAGGACTGAAATCTGCCGCGAGTCTGGACGGCCACTGGCGCCCCATCCAGTTCTACTGTAACCCGTGTATCTTCAACCCACACATCGTGGCCAAACAGGAGACGTTTTTAAGAGACTCGAGACATATCCTCTCGCATTTCCATCTTAGTGACCTGCTGCAGAACTTCTCCCATGATGCTCACATGGAGAGTGAAATCAAATCTATCGTCAAATGGAATTTCAGCTTCAAAGATAGAGAAGCCTCGAGGTGTGTTTCAAATAAACTCTTGGCGGAACGGATATGGACAGCGCTGCAGATTAACGGTTATCTGCCCCTGGACACGAGGTGGCCTGACAGGAAATACCAGGAAAGTGACGTCAGCGTTTCTACCTTTCTAACAGAGGCACTGGAAACTCGACGTCACAACCCGAGAACTGCGGACGCGTGGCGATCGACAAGAAGTCAGATTATGGTTGGTGCGTATGCACTCGTGTCGAAACCTCTTCTAGACAAAATTGTACTTCTTTTTCAAAaggattttcaatattttggttACGAAACGACTCTTGATGGATATTTAGATTAG
- the LOC121379887 gene encoding carbohydrate sulfotransferase 11-like isoform X2 — MGRTENILVYKPLKMAYCVVPKVGCTFWIRIFRFLNHDTGGIAVRSPFEIDAGIAHEAGKRTMKMYRMEKAEDAAEIGNMTRFMFSRNPYSRLWSAYVDKFILPNLWSSTGRRIAKRRYNASHTSLECGHDVTFEEFLQFVTDEGLKSAASLDGHWRPIQFYCNPCIFNPHIVAKQETFLRDSRHILSHFHLSDLLQNFSHDAHMESEIKSIVKWNFSFKDREASRCVSNKLLAERIWTALQINGYLPLDTRWPDRKYQESDVSVSTFLTEALETRRHNPRTADAWRSTRSQIMVGAYALVSKPLLDKIVLLFQKDFQYFGYETTLDGYLD, encoded by the coding sequence ATGGGTAGAACAGAAAACATCTTGGTCTACAAACCACTCAAAATGGCCTACTGCGTTGTGCCCAAAGTCGGCTGCACGTTCTGGATTCGGATATTTCGCTTTCTGAACCACGATACCGGAGGAATAGCGGTGCGCAGTCCGTTCGAGATAGACGCGGGTATTGCGCATGAAGCCGGGAAGAGAACCATGAAGATGTACAGAATGGAGAAAGCCGAGGATGCAGCAGAGATCGGCAATATGACGCGCTTCATGTTCTCCCGAAATCCCTACTCGAGACTGTGGTCTGCCTACGTGGATAAGTTCATTCTACCCAACTTGTGGTCGTCCACGGGGAGGAGAATAGCCAAACGCAGATACAACGCCAGCCACACCAGCCTGGAGTGCGGCCATGATGTGACTTTTGAAGAGTTTTTGCAGTTCGTTACTGACGAAGGACTGAAATCTGCCGCGAGTCTGGACGGCCACTGGCGCCCCATCCAGTTCTACTGTAACCCGTGTATCTTCAACCCACACATCGTGGCCAAACAGGAGACGTTTTTAAGAGACTCGAGACATATCCTCTCGCATTTCCATCTTAGTGACCTGCTGCAGAACTTCTCCCATGATGCTCACATGGAGAGTGAAATCAAATCTATCGTCAAATGGAATTTCAGCTTCAAAGATAGAGAAGCCTCGAGGTGTGTTTCAAATAAACTCTTGGCGGAACGGATATGGACAGCGCTGCAGATTAACGGTTATCTGCCCCTGGACACGAGGTGGCCTGACAGGAAATACCAGGAAAGTGACGTCAGCGTTTCTACCTTTCTAACAGAGGCACTGGAAACTCGACGTCACAACCCGAGAACTGCGGACGCGTGGCGATCGACAAGAAGTCAGATTATGGTTGGTGCGTATGCACTCGTGTCGAAACCTCTTCTAGACAAAATTGTACTTCTTTTTCAAAaggattttcaatattttggttACGAAACGACTCTTGATGGATATTTAGATTAG